Part of the Propionimicrobium sp. PCR01-08-3 genome, CCACGAACGAAGCGCCGGTGTCTCGGTCTTGGTCACAACCATTTTCACCAGTGCGGAGGTGTCGATGTAGTGCGCCATCAATCAGTACCTTTCGGCGTTGCGCATGCCGGCGAGCTCGGGTGCGAGATCGGGGCCGGGGCTCGGGTTCGGCAGGTCGTTGATGTCGAGCTTGGGCGGCCTCGCCTGCCCGCTGTCCAGCAGCCCCTGAAGCGGGGACGCCGGCAAGGGCGTGATCTGGGCCACTGGTCGTCCACGATCGGTGATCGTCTGGGTGTCTCCGGCAGCAGCCTGCGCGACGACCGCGGACGCATTCTGTTTCAACGCTCGGATTCCGACCTCGCTCATGTGCGGCATCGTAGCTCATCTGGACGAGAACCCACCTGTGATCTTGATTCATGAGCCAGAGTCCGCGGAGTCGGGCCTCGTCGCCCCGGGCGCAGGCCAGTTGCCGCGTGGGCCCGGCCGCGTGGGGCTGCTCCGATCGTATGGAGCACAAATTCGGTCCGTTTTCGCAGGCATCGGTGCGCCGGACAGCATAAAGCTCAAACGGAATCCGGCGGGCGATCGGCGAGCGCCGAAGGCTTGGCTCCGGTGCTCGGTTTTCGAACAATCGGGTGTTTTTGTTGTATCGTCTCTCACCAACCGCCGTTTCCTGCCAAACACGGGACGCGCGAATCGATGGATGAGCAACGTAGTGGAAGATCACCGGAGAGGAGCCTGCGCACTCGAACCCTGACGAACCAACAGTGAGGTCGAAGTGGACTTTGCCGAATTCTTGATCAAGCGGGGCGACGATTTCGTCGAGCTCGGGCTCGCGCATGCGGCGGTGGTTGCCGTCTCAGTGTTGTTGACCACCATCATCGGGATAGCTCTGGGTGTGTCGACCTATCAGCGTCCGCGGGCACGTGACTTCGTGCTCGCCCTCACCGGAGCGATGCTGACCGTCCCGTAGTTCGCGCTTTTTATCCTGCTGATGGCTCCGTTCGGTCTGGGGTCGCGTCCGGTGATCGTCGCGCTGACCATGTACGGGCTGATGCCGGTCGTCCGCAATACGGTGACCGGTCTCGCCGGTGTCGACCCGGCGATCGTCGAATCCGCCCAGGGCATGGGTCTCACCCGTCGACAACGGCTGATGCGTATCGAGTTCCCGCTCGCCTGGCCGGTGATCCTCACCGGCATCCGGGTGACCACGCTGGTGCTGCTCGGCATCGCCGCAGTCGGTGACATCGTCAACGGGCCGGGCTATGGCGCGTTCATCTTCACCGGCCTCTACCGCGTGGGCACGCCGGTCGCCGTCAACCTGGTATTGGCCGGCACTCTCGGCGTCACCTGCCTGGCGATCATCTTCGACCTGCTC contains:
- a CDS encoding type II toxin-antitoxin system prevent-host-death family antitoxin, translating into MSEVGIRALKQNASAVVAQAAAGDTQTITDRGRPVAQITPLPASPLQGLLDSGQARPPKLDINDLPNPSPGPDLAPELAGMRNAERY
- a CDS encoding ABC transporter permease gives rise to the protein MLLMAPFGLGSRPVIVALTMYGLMPVVRNTVTGLAGVDPAIVESAQGMGLTRRQRLMRIEFPLAWPVILTGIRVTTLVLLGIAAVGDIVNGPGYGAFIFTGLYRVGTPVAVNLVLAGTLGVTCLAIIFDLLFRLLGRLTTSKGIRS